A segment of the Aureimonas sp. SA4125 genome:
GCGATTGGGCAATGCCGGGCGCGCCGTGGCAGAAGGCGCATTCGGTGGCAAAGTGCCCGGCCGCGCGGCGCACAAGCGTGGGGTCGGCAAGGTCGAGCCCTTCCGGCACCTCGACCGACAGGGCCTGCGTCGCCACGGCATTGCGCATCGTCCAGTGCAGGAACCAGCTGACCGGCGAGTAGTGGCCCGAAGAGGCCGAGATCGAGACGAGGCCCGACCAGCCGACGACAAGCGCCATCAGGACACCGGCGGCGACAAGGGCGAGTCCCGTCTTCCAGGTGAGGATGAAGCCGATCTTCATGGCGAGACTCCCGGCCGGGCGGGGCGCGTGGCGAAGGAGGCTTCGGGCTCGGTCCCATCGGGACCCCTGAGGACGGAGGCAAGCAGCATGAGGCCGCCGGCAAGATAGCTGGCGCCGCCGACGATCAGCATGATGACGCCGCCCAGCGCCTGGTCCTCCACCGGCGTCATCGCCGCCGCCGGCGCGCAGAGATCGGCGCAGGCATAGAGCGGGCGCGGCGAGAACAGGAGCAGCGCGCCGAGGAGCGTCATGTGCATGGACGTCACCAGCAGGGCTCCGACGCCGGCTGCCCGTGTCGCCAGCCGGTCGCTGCCCGCCGCCGCGCCGAGCGCGCTCGCCCAGACGAGGACGCCGGCAAAGAGGAACGAGCCCTGTTCGGCGAGGAAGATCGGCGCCGAGAGGCGGGCGGCGTCATGCAGTGCCGGCGCGTGCCAGCCCCAGACCACCGCGAACTCGGCGAAGGTGGCGGCGAGCGCCAGCTGCGGCGGGATGCCTCGAAAAATGCCCGGCTGCAGGCGCGTGAGGCCGAGCACCAGGAGGGGCGAAGCGATCGCGACGATGCCCATGTGCATCACCATATGCGCCGCGAACGAGCCACGCGCGCGCTCCGGCAGCGGCCCGAGCCAGAGAAACGCGAGGAGGGCGAGGCCTGCCAGCAGCGGCCACAGCCGGAGCTTGCCGGGCAAGGCGGCGGAGGGATGAGCCGTGGTCATCGGCAATCCACGAAGACAAGCGCCGGCATCGCGCCGAAGGTCACCGCCACGAAGGACAGAGCGGCGAGGAGCAGGCTGGAGAATTCCATGAAGCGCTCGCGATCCTCGGCCGTGTCCGCGCTGTGGGGAGACTTGCCCTCGCCCGCCCGCCACTCGCGAAAGGCGCGCCAGCCGATCGCCGCGATCGCGGCAAGGGAGACGATCGTGGCGACCGCGATCGCGATACGCGTGCCCTCGATGGTCTGGAAGATCCGCGCATTCGGCGCGCAGTCATAGGCGGCGACGACATAGCAGAAGAGGAAATGCAGCGCCCAGATCGTCGGCGTCGCGATCAGCGTCCAGAGCGTGTCGCGGGTCTGGTTCGGAAGTTCCATCAGGAGCCTCCCGAAGCCAGCGGGAACAGTGCGACGGTCGCGACGGTCACGAGGGCCATCACGGCCATGAAGTGCCAGTAGAGCGCGACGTTGCGGATATCGATGTCGTGCGTCGGCGTCAGCAGGCCGCACAGCGACCGCGCCAGGCAGTAGAACAGCATCAGCGCGCCGACCGCGGCGTGCAGCGCCGTCCAGATGCACAGCGTCCAGACGATGGCGGGATAGACGTGAACGGTCGGCTCGAGGCCGGTCGCATGGGGTCCCCAGAGAAGCGCGCCACCGGCACCCAGCGCGAGCACGCCGCCGAGGCCCATGCAGGCGCGCGCGGCACCCAGCCGCCCGGCGCTGTTCAGCGACTGGATGAGGCGCGCGGCGGCCCAGGCGAGCGCGAAGAGGACGACCGAGACCCCCGGCCAGAAAAGGCCGGGGCCGTCGACGCCCGGCGGCGGGAAGTCGCCATGGATGGTGAAGAAGAAGAAATAGCCGAACACCAGGCTGAAGAAGGCGGTGGCATCGCCCGTCATGGTGATGAACATCGCCCACCACGACACCGACGCCGGACCCGACGTATAGAGCGGCAGGACGAGACCGAGGCCGACATCCTTCCTCGGCTTTTCCGGGATGAAGGACGTTCCGCGCCAGAGCCAGACGAGGATCGAGGCGATCGTCAGGCCGAGCGCGACGAGGGTCGCCATCCAGTAGTGGAAGGTGGCGAGAATGAACATCGCGCCGGTCACGACCGCGGCGATCATCGGCATGAAGCTCGGGCCGGGAACCCTCAGCACCTGGATCGGCTCGGCGTCGAGCACGCCCGTCACCATGGTCTCGCGCTTCATCTCCTCGGCGTCCGGCATGTAGAAGCGGCCGGCATCGTAGTCGGCGATGAAGTTCTTCTGCTCCCAGATCGGATAGCGGCTGGTGATGATCGGCACCGAGCGCACGCCCCAGGTCTTGCCCGGCATCTCCGCCAGCCATTCCAGCGTGCCGGCATTCCAGGGATTGCGCTCGGCATAGGGCTGCCGCCCGCGCGGCCTCAGCACGTCGAAGACGACGACGAGGAAGCCGGTCGCAAAGATGAAGGCGCCGACCGAGGAGATCATGTTGGCGGTGCCGAGGCCGAGCGCTTCCGGATAGGTCCAGACCCTTCGCGGCATGCCGACGAGGCCCGACCAGTGCATCGGCAGGAAGGCCGTGTTGAAGCCGACGAACATCAGCCAGAACGCCCAGCGTCCGAGCCGCGCCGAGAGCTGCCGGGCGAAGGCGAGCGGGAAATAGTAGTAGGCGCCGGCAACGAGCGGAAACAGCATGCCGCCGATCAGGACATAGTGGAGATGCGCGACGACGAAGTAGGTGTCGTGCGCCTGCCAGTCGAAGGGCGCCATCGCCACCATGACCCCGGTGAGCCCGCCGAGCACGAAGATCGCCAGCGCCCCCGAGACGAACAGCATCGGGATCGAATAGATCACCCGGCCGGTCATCAGCGTGGCGAGAAACACGAAGATCTGCACGCCGGTCGGGATCGCCACAGCCTCCGACGCGGCCGAGAAGAAGCCGAGCGAGATCGCCGGCAGGCCGGTGGAGAACATGTGGTGGGCCCAGAGGCCGAAGGACAGGAAGCCCGTGCCGACGGCGGCCAGCACGATCCAGGAATAGCCGAGAAGCGAGCGCTGCGCGAAGGTCGGCACGATCATCGCGAGCAGCGCGATCGCCGGCAGGAAGACGATGTAGACTTCCGGGTGGCCAAAAATCCAGAACAGGTGCTGCCACAGCATCGGATCGCCGCCTCGGGTCGGATCGAAGAACGGCCAGTCGAACAGGCGCTCCAGCTCGAACAGGATGTCGCCGGCGATGAGAGGCGGGAAGGCGAAGAGGATCATGGTCGCCACGACCAGCACATACCAGGCGTAGAGCGGCATGAGGTTCAGCCGCATGCCCGGCGGCCGGCACTTCAGCGTGCCGACGATCAATTCGACGGCCGCGGCGATCGAGGCGACTTCGATGAAGGAAAGGCCGAGCAGCCAGATGTCGGCGCCGTAGCCGGGGGTAAAGCGCTCCTCGGTGGTCAGCGGCGGGTACATGAACCAGCCGGAATTGGGCGCGGCGTTGAAGAACAGCGAGCCGCAGACGAAGATGCCGCCGATCAGGAAGCACCAGTAACCGAAGGCGGAAAGCCGGGGGAAGGGCAGGTCGCGGGCGCCGAGCATCTGCGGCAGGATGATGATCGCCACCGCCTCGAAGACCGGAACGGCGAACAGGAACATCATCGCCGTACCGTGCAGCGTATAGACCTGATTGTAGAAATTGGCGGTGAGGAAATCGTTGTCGGGCACGGCGAGCTGCACCCGGATCATCAGCCCGAGCACGCCCGCAAACAGCATGAAGGCGAACGAGGTCGCGGTGTACCAGATGCCGATGGAGGTGTTGTTGACGTCGGACCAGTAGCGCCAGCCTTTCGGCGAGGCCCAGACCGCCTCCAGGCGCTCCTCCTGCGCCTTCTGGACGAGGGTCTCCTCCGCATCCGTCATCGAACCCGCCCCGACGGTGGCAAGGGCGGCCACCTTCGCCTTCGAGTCGCTCATCTGAGGTCTCCGAGCCAGGCGGCGATCGCCGCGGCATCCGCCTCGGACAAAGTGGAAAAGGCCGGCATTTCGACGCCCGGCTTGGTGTGGTCGGTCTCCCGGACGAAGCGGGAGATGTTTTCGGCCGTCACCGGCAGCAGCCCGGCCCCGAGCGTCTTGCGGCTGCCGAGATGGGTGAGGTCGGGCCCGACGCGCCCCGACGCCCCGGTGCCGCGCACCGCATGGCAGGCGTCGCAGCCATTGGCCATGAACAGGGAGCGGCCGGGATGATCGAGGATGGCGGCCGGCTGCGCTTCGGCCGCCACCCGGGCGGCATAGTCCGTTTCGGAGACGACGACCACGCGAAATCCCATCTGCGCATGGGCCTCGCCGCAGAATTCGGCGCAGACGCCGTTGTAGACACCAAGCCGCGTCGGCTCCATCACCAGCCGGTTCACCCGGCCCGGGATCGCATCCATCTTGCCGGCGATCGACGGCACCCAGAAGGAATGGATGACGTCCGGGCTGCCGATGAGGATTTCCGAGCGCCGGCCGATCGGCAGATAGAGCTCGTTGGCGCTTTCGACGCCGCCCTGCGGCAGCGCCTTGGCAACGCCGGGCGTGCCTTCGACGCCATAGTTCACGCGCCACCAGAACCGCTCGCCGGAGACGGCGATGACCGGGCCGTCGGCGGCGGCGCGAAGGCCCGGCATCATCGTCAGGCCGTGCATCAGGAGGGCGCCCAGAACGACGACGGGAAAGATGCAGCCGCCCCAGACGATCATGCGCAGGCCGGCACGCTCGCCATGAGCGCCGGGTCTGACCTTCGTGACATAGACCGAAATACCGATGACGATCAGCCAGATGACGGCTGCCCCTGCCGCCATGATCCAGAAAAGCGTCAGAACCTTTGCCGACTCGCCTCCCGCCGGCACGAACGTGGACTGGGGACCGGTGCAGCCGGCAAGAAAGGCGACACCGGCGGCAAGGCCGAGGATCGGACGCAGCGTCTGCCACGCGCGGCCCTGCGCGCCACCCGAGTTTCGCAGAGAGGTGTCGATGGTCAGCAGAATCCGTTCCGATCAGACATTCGATGGCGCGGCCAGCCCGCGCGCGCCTCCAGTGCAATACTAACCTTTGTCAATGTTTCGAAAAGGCCAGCGCCGCGTGACGGAAGGCACTCGCGGAATTTCAGGGCCGGGTGGTGCCCGGACGAAGGATGTCTTCGAGATCGAGCGCGTTCTGCGTGGCTGCGCCATGCATGGTATTGTCGTAGATGATCCACACCTCGGCACCCGTTCCCGCGAGCAGTGCGGCATCAACGGACTGCCGTCGGATCGCGTCCGGGCTGTAGGGAGAATCGTAGATCCTTGGCGATCCGTGCAGCCGGAAGTAGGCGGTCCGGTTCCAGCCGCCGGGAACGGCGGCGGCAGGGATGCGCGCTGGATCTGCGGCGACGCGCGAAACGCGCTGACGGTCCAGCACGAGATCGACGTCGGCGGAAAACCAGCTGGCGTGCCGGGGCTCCAGGACCAGTTCCGCGCGAAGGACGCGGCTTGCCGCCTCGAAGACCCCCTCCGCAATGTCGCCGGGGAAGGCAAAGCTCGGGGGAAGCTGGACGAGGACCGGACCGAGCTTTTGTCCGAGACCGGCGATCTCATCGCCGAAACGCTCGACGAGCGGCATGCAGTCCCGCAGCCGACATTCGTGGGTAATCGCTTTCGGCAGCTTGACGCTGAAGCGGAAATCCGCCGGCACGCTGGCTGCCCATCGCTCATAGGTCGTGCGCCGATGCGGGCGGTAGAAGCTGCTGTTGATCTCCACGACAGGCAGCTGCGCGGCATACCGTTGGAGGTGCGTTCCGCCGGACGCGAGCCGCTCCGCGACCGCTGCAGGGAGCGACCAGCCGGCTGTACCCACGCGGATGATCGTCAACGGATACTCCTGACGGGTGATCCATGCCTCGGCAGTGGCCTTGCTCGCCCCGCACCAAAGCTGCCTACCACGGCCTGCAGATTTCGAGATGACGGGTCGCCCAGTCTCCAGGCTCCTTTGCCGCCGTGAGGGCGGCGGGGCTCCGTCAGGACTGCCGTGCCTGCGTGCCGTCGAACTCGCCGAAGGCGTCGCGGACGGTCTGAGCCAGCCCCTCGTCCTCCAGGTCGACCGAAACCTCGATCATACCGTTGAGGGCAGCATCGTCGCGGTCTTCCCGCGTCGGTTCCGCCGAGGCGTTGTCGGATCCTGATTCCTGCGTGCCGGCGGTATTCTGCGACCCTGCGGCCGTCACGAAAATATCCGTGCGTTCAATGCCGTGTTCCTGGACGAGCCGTTCGATCGCCATCTCGGCGTCGCGACGCGTCTCGAATTTCGCCTTCAGTGTCGTTCCCATCGCTGTCTCCTTCATGGGCTTCGGGTCGGCAACGGCCTTGGCCATGAATGGTTCAGGCGGGGATGACGTCGCGGCCAACCCATTGCCGGCCTCGTAGTCTCATCCGGCTGGATCCCTGTTCTGAGAAAGGCGGCAAAGCACCGGCGGCGACGCGGGTTGTCGCCCTTGTGCGTTCGAGGACCTTCTTGATACAGTCGGTTCAACAACGGAACCAAGGCGCAAGAGCCAGCCTCCACGGCCGTTCGGCGCCGGAGAGAAATAGTGAGCATCGATGAACGTCAGGGGAGACTGAATTCACCTTCGACCATGATCCCGGAAGATGCGGGATCCGATCGTTCCTCGGGGGGCGAACGGGGTGACCCCAGGGTGGAGCCACCGGCGATCACGCGACCGGCATCGCGTCCGGCCGATGCCGAGTCGGCGCGCGTGGCGGCCGCCGAGTCGGGCGAGCGGGCGGCGATGACGAAGCGGCAGCGCCGTCGTCGCCGCAAGGCCTCGGGCGGGCCGTTGCCGGCGGCGAGCGGAGCCTTGTCCGCAACGCCGCGTCCCGGCACGGCCGCCAAGCCGCCGCGGCGACGTCGCCGCAAGACGAGTGGCGAGAGCGTGCCCGTGGAAGCGGCAAGCGACCCGAAACGGGCCGCGATGGCGGAGGCGGAGGCCAGAACGGCGCCGCCCGCAGCGCAGCGCCTCGAGCCGTCCCCGCGGCCGATCGATCCGAGCGGCGATGGCGGGCGGCCACCGGTCTATGCCGCGCTCGACCTCGGCACCAACAACTGCCGCCTTCTCATTGCGGTGCCGACGCGGCCCGGACAGTTCCGGGTCATCGACGCGTTCTCGCGTATTGTCCGGCTCGGGGAGGGACTCGGACGCACCGGTCGGCTGGCCGGCCCGGCGATGGACAGGGCGATGGGCGCCCTGGCGATCTGCAGCCAGAAGCTCGCCGCCCGCCAGGTTGCCGGCGCTCGGCTGATCGCAACCGAGGCGTGCCGGGCGGCGGCGAACGGGGAGGAGTTCATCGAGCGCGTCGAGCGCGAGACGGGACTTGTTCTTGAGATCGTCAGCCGCGAATCCGAGGCGCGTCTGGCTGTCTCGGGCTGCGGCTCGCTGGTCGAGCGCACGGCCAAGGGCGCGGTGCTGTTCGATATCGGCGGGGGGTCGTCGGAGATCGCGCTGCTCGATCTCAGGGACGGCTATTCGCGCCGC
Coding sequences within it:
- the ctaD gene encoding cytochrome c oxidase subunit I; protein product: MTDAEETLVQKAQEERLEAVWASPKGWRYWSDVNNTSIGIWYTATSFAFMLFAGVLGLMIRVQLAVPDNDFLTANFYNQVYTLHGTAMMFLFAVPVFEAVAIIILPQMLGARDLPFPRLSAFGYWCFLIGGIFVCGSLFFNAAPNSGWFMYPPLTTEERFTPGYGADIWLLGLSFIEVASIAAAVELIVGTLKCRPPGMRLNLMPLYAWYVLVVATMILFAFPPLIAGDILFELERLFDWPFFDPTRGGDPMLWQHLFWIFGHPEVYIVFLPAIALLAMIVPTFAQRSLLGYSWIVLAAVGTGFLSFGLWAHHMFSTGLPAISLGFFSAASEAVAIPTGVQIFVFLATLMTGRVIYSIPMLFVSGALAIFVLGGLTGVMVAMAPFDWQAHDTYFVVAHLHYVLIGGMLFPLVAGAYYYFPLAFARQLSARLGRWAFWLMFVGFNTAFLPMHWSGLVGMPRRVWTYPEALGLGTANMISSVGAFIFATGFLVVVFDVLRPRGRQPYAERNPWNAGTLEWLAEMPGKTWGVRSVPIITSRYPIWEQKNFIADYDAGRFYMPDAEEMKRETMVTGVLDAEPIQVLRVPGPSFMPMIAAVVTGAMFILATFHYWMATLVALGLTIASILVWLWRGTSFIPEKPRKDVGLGLVLPLYTSGPASVSWWAMFITMTGDATAFFSLVFGYFFFFTIHGDFPPPGVDGPGLFWPGVSVVLFALAWAAARLIQSLNSAGRLGAARACMGLGGVLALGAGGALLWGPHATGLEPTVHVYPAIVWTLCIWTALHAAVGALMLFYCLARSLCGLLTPTHDIDIRNVALYWHFMAVMALVTVATVALFPLASGGS
- a CDS encoding cytochrome c oxidase assembly protein, whose product is MTTAHPSAALPGKLRLWPLLAGLALLAFLWLGPLPERARGSFAAHMVMHMGIVAIASPLLVLGLTRLQPGIFRGIPPQLALAATFAEFAVVWGWHAPALHDAARLSAPIFLAEQGSFLFAGVLVWASALGAAAGSDRLATRAAGVGALLVTSMHMTLLGALLLFSPRPLYACADLCAPAAAMTPVEDQALGGVIMLIVGGASYLAGGLMLLASVLRGPDGTEPEASFATRPARPGVSP
- a CDS encoding c-type cytochrome — translated: MAAGAAVIWLIVIGISVYVTKVRPGAHGERAGLRMIVWGGCIFPVVVLGALLMHGLTMMPGLRAAADGPVIAVSGERFWWRVNYGVEGTPGVAKALPQGGVESANELYLPIGRRSEILIGSPDVIHSFWVPSIAGKMDAIPGRVNRLVMEPTRLGVYNGVCAEFCGEAHAQMGFRVVVVSETDYAARVAAEAQPAAILDHPGRSLFMANGCDACHAVRGTGASGRVGPDLTHLGSRKTLGAGLLPVTAENISRFVRETDHTKPGVEMPAFSTLSEADAAAIAAWLGDLR
- a CDS encoding DUF72 domain-containing protein; amino-acid sequence: MTIIRVGTAGWSLPAAVAERLASGGTHLQRYAAQLPVVEINSSFYRPHRRTTYERWAASVPADFRFSVKLPKAITHECRLRDCMPLVERFGDEIAGLGQKLGPVLVQLPPSFAFPGDIAEGVFEAASRVLRAELVLEPRHASWFSADVDLVLDRQRVSRVAADPARIPAAAVPGGWNRTAYFRLHGSPRIYDSPYSPDAIRRQSVDAALLAGTGAEVWIIYDNTMHGAATQNALDLEDILRPGTTRP
- a CDS encoding Ppx/GppA phosphatase family protein, with translation MTKRQRRRRRKASGGPLPAASGALSATPRPGTAAKPPRRRRRKTSGESVPVEAASDPKRAAMAEAEARTAPPAAQRLEPSPRPIDPSGDGGRPPVYAALDLGTNNCRLLIAVPTRPGQFRVIDAFSRIVRLGEGLGRTGRLAGPAMDRAMGALAICSQKLAARQVAGARLIATEACRAAANGEEFIERVERETGLVLEIVSRESEARLAVSGCGSLVERTAKGAVLFDIGGGSSEIALLDLRDGYSRRLSSHIVAWTSLPVGVVSLAERHGGRDVSPALFETMIGEVIEGIDGFKGRHALDELVGGDNFHLLGTSGTVTTLAGVHLGLERYDRRQVDGLWLEDADVTELVGRIAGWSFEERVANPCIGSDRADLVLAGCAILEAIRRVWPSKRLRVADRGLREGLLTEMMVADGVWRKGAAVRQKAMA